The Actinopolyspora erythraea genome has a segment encoding these proteins:
- a CDS encoding DUF1540 domain-containing protein, translating into MEMPIVNECVATDCAYNQHQACHALAITVGEPTHPRCDTFTTAASPGGDPGAVGHVGACKMSDCEHNVNLECQAPGITVGYQENIVDCLTYAPA; encoded by the coding sequence ATGGAAATGCCCATCGTGAACGAGTGCGTCGCCACGGACTGTGCCTACAACCAGCACCAAGCCTGCCACGCGCTCGCGATCACCGTGGGAGAGCCGACTCACCCGCGATGTGACACCTTCACCACCGCCGCTTCCCCCGGTGGCGACCCCGGGGCGGTCGGTCACGTCGGGGCCTGCAAGATGTCCGACTGCGAACACAACGTCAACCTCGAATGCCAGGCTCCCGGAATCACGGTCGGCTACCAGGAGAACATCGTCGACTGCCTGACCTACGCACCCGCGTAG